The stretch of DNA GCACATTCCGCTTCAGAAATCTATATGCTCATTCAGCATATCCAATCGAACTCGAATGATTCCATTCTTGCGATGGAAAAAGGGAAAGAAAATGTACGGGTCGGTTTGGATCGGACAGCAAGAGCGGGCGAAATCTTCCAAGGTATTGTCAATTCTGCAGAGCAAGTGGCTAGTCAAATTCAAGAGATTTCCGCTGCTTCACAAGAAATCTCCGCTTCTTCCGAAGAGGTGGCAGCATCAGTCAATAATATGAAAGCTGCTTCCGAGCAATCCGCCGAGTTTTCAACGAATGTCTCGAAGCTGACGAACGAACAACTTAGATCCATGCAAGAAGTGAAAGAGGCTGCTATGCTATTAGATAAAACAGCTGAGGAACTTCAATCCTTGATAACGCGATTTAAGCTTTGAATTAAAAACAGAAAAAAATCCACTGGGCATGCTGCTCCAGTGGATTTTCATTATTGAAAAACCAAATTCAATTTCCCGTTTTCCAAAGAAAGACTGGCATTGAACTGGTTTCCGTTATTGGCGGTAAATCCTTTGATGGTATTCGTTTTTCCTTTCGTACAGAGGAGTTTGACCTGTGCCGGAGTCAGCTTCTTCTTTAGAAAGATGCCGGGAAATGTCTGTTTGCAGCCGTTTTTGTAATTGCTGCAGCCGTAAAAGCCTTTGCGGGCGACAATCATCCCTTGTTTGCAAGTCGGGCACGTAGCCACTTCCTGCGGTGCATAGGATCGTTTGGATGAACGGTTGGCGGCAGGGGGAAGGACAATGTCGATTTGTTTCGCTTCCAATTGGGGCGGCACCTCGTCCAACAGCTTTTGAATGAATTTCGCAATATTGTTTAAGAAATGTTGCCCGGTCCCTTCTCCGTTGCCGATTTTCCGCAAATACGCTTCCCATTTCGCAGTCATGGAGGGGCTCGCTAACAGATTCCCTTCGATGGCTTGGCAAAGGACGCGTCCCTTATCGGTAATGGACACGATGTTTTTCGTCACGGTGATATAGCCGTGCTTTTTGATCGTCTCAATGATACCGCTTCGGGTCGCTTCAGTGCCGAGCCCTTCCACTGCTTTCAGGATTTCCGTTTCTTCCTTGTCCTCCACCAGTTTCCCGCATGTTTTCATCATGGCGATCAGTTGACCTTCCGTGTATGGTTTCGGCGGTTCGGTTTTTCCTTCTTTGATACCGATCTTGCTGTGGACGGGTTCCTGTTCCCGTAGTGGCGGCAGGGAAGGTTCGTCCTTCTCCTGCTGAGATTTGTGGAATAAAGCCTTCCATCCCAAGTCCCGTTCCGTCTTCCCAGTTGTGAAGAACGGCAATTCATTCACCGCAGTCGTTACTTTCGTCTCCGTGTATAAATAATCGGTATGGAACATGGCAAGTGTGGTGCGGACCACTTCTTCATATAAATTGCGTTCCACTGGGGACATTTTGGCAAGTGCCGCTTGAGTCGGAATTTTCTTCGTTGGAATGATGGCGTAATGCTCCTGCACTTTCGATCTGTCGACGAAGCGTTTTTTCGGTGACAAAGAAGCAACAGGGAACGGGTGATTGACGAGTTGTTGATAATCATTCACTTGCGCCGCCAAATAAGAGAACTCATTTGGCGTAATATGCCGAGCATCGGTCCGCGGATAGGTGACGAGCTTTTTCTCATAAAGGCCCTGCATGGTTTTCAAGACATTCGCAGGGCTCGTCTTCCAGCGCCGATTCGCGGTCGCCTGCAACGTAGAGAGCGAATGCAGCTGCGGCGGTGGAATCCGTTTGTCTGTATGAGTGACAGATGTGATGATGCCGGGGGTATCTGGGCGAATTCCGTGTTTTGCGAGGAGCTCCTGGATAATTTCCCGTTTCGGTTCCTTCGCCTTCGCTTTCCCCTTATAGGTACCATGTTCCGCCGTGAAGGTTGCCTCAATTTCGAAGAAAGGCTCCGACACGAATGTTTCAATTTCCCGCTGACGCTGGTAAATCAGATAGACCGTTGGAGATTGAACTCGTCCGATTGGAAACACTTCTTGGATACCACGCGCCTTCAAAAGTAGTGAATAAAGGCGTGAACCATTCATCCCGACAAGCCAGTCACTGATTTGACGGGCTTTCGCTTCTTCATACATCAGAAGATCCTTGCGATTGTCATGGAGATTGGAAAACCCTTTTCGTACCTCATCCACTTCAAGGGAATTGATCCACAGCCGTTTAATCGTTTTTCCCCTCGCGCCCGTTTGGTTGTAGATACTGTAGAAAATGTTCGATCCTTCACGATCCACATCGCAGGCGTTGATGACAACATCTGCCGCCAGGATAAACTTCTTCACAGCCTGAAATTGTGCATACTTTCCTTTCGCAATTTGAAACTCGTACCGTTCCGGTAAAATCGGTAAGCTGCCAAGCGTCCACCGGTTCCAGCGCGCATCATACGCTTTCGGTTCTTTTAACTCGACGAGATGTCCGATACCCCACGTAATAATTGCGCCATGTGGAAAGAGCTGACTTTGCGCTAGTTCAATATGCGTTTTCTGTCGACTTTTCACGGTAAATGCCTCTGCATAGGCTTTTGCTTGCGATGGTTTTTCAGCTAGGATGACGGGTTTCATAGGAATACCTCATTTCATTCTATAGTACACTTGTTCCTATAGTCTCATAATTAAAGAAGAATTGCTAGATGGAGAGTGTTCGGCGTAAAAATGTATCTTCCTATTTAAAAGATGCAGGAGGCCGTCTAGTATACGTTTGAAACAAGGTATAATAGTAGAGCAGCGACATATAGCGGATGGGCGGTTGGCACTCCCTTTTTTAGAGGAAAGGCAGACTAAGAACGCCGCTTCCTGCGGCAACGTCTGCATGACCCACATCCTGTGGGCCCGTGCTTAAATGGTGGCATACGAAGCAATGAACATGCTATTCCAATTTGGAATTTTTCTCGCAGTGACAGTAACAGTTATTGCAGCGAATAATTGCTCTATACACCAATAGAAAAAAGTAACCATCCTCCGCTACTAGGCTAAGTAGATACGATGGTTACTTCTTTGGAAAACTTCATAATACCGGCCAACCGCTTTAAGCGGATGTCAGCTGCGATTGACTGGGTGTTAGCGCACCCAGTCTTTTTCAGTATATGTACATTATAAGAAATAATATGCAAAGTATCAACCGGGGGCTTGTTCTGTCATCATACTATGCAGTAAGAGGGCAGCGCGATTCCTTGCTAATTTCCATGTTTCCTGTATTTCAAATTCTAGTCCATTCATATCTGTGAAGACCTTCGTTTCTTCATAACAAACTCATTGTCAGTAATGAATTGTGTATTGGTTCGCGGATAGGTGACAAGTTTCTTCTCATACATGCCTTGTACCACCTTTAGCACAATTAGCAGGACTGTATCTCCATTTTTTATTAGCAACGGCTTGAAGTGTCGATAGGGTGTGTAATTTTGGGGATGTGGCACGCTTCTCTTTCTTCGTTACAGATTTTACGAATCCCTCATTTTGCTCCAAGATATTATGCTGTTGCAATAATTGCTGGACTTTCTCTTTTTTATCGTTTTTGCTTTTCCTTTATATTTCCCTCAAACTCATAAAAAGTAGTAGATACAAAGTTTTCTATTTCTTTTTGTCGTTGATAAATGAGATATACCGTTGGAGATTGGACTCGTCCAATAGAAAGGCTTTCATTGAACCCTTTTGCTGCAATAGAAGGGTATAGGGTCGACTTCCGTTCATACCAACTAGCCAGTCGCTAATTTGCCGTGCTTTTGCTTCGTAATAGATCGCAATCGCAGCAGTTCAAAATCGTTGAAATGGCAGGATCATTGAACAGTTGTTTAATAAAGTTGAACTGAACCCGCTTATTACGGGGTACCTTATATCGCATGTCCAACCAATTTTTGGGAAGAGGGAGGGATTTTATGACGAAAAGTCGAATAGGTATAATAGTACTAACTTTTGGCATACAAAAAAATAAAAGGAAGTAGGTTAGTTTATTGCATATTGAAGAAATTCATATACAAAACTTTCGATTACTTAAAGACGTGAGAATTTCCCTAGAAGAGAAAACAACAGTTATAGTCGGTAGAAATAATAGTGGGAAAACATCATTTGCTGAGCTATTCAGAAGGCTAACAACTGAAAGCTTGCCTAGTTTTAAATTGGAGGACTTTTCCTTAGAGGTCCATAATCAATTTTGGAAAGCATATGAAATTTTGCAGAAAGAAAATGATGAGGTTTTGATTAGAGAAAACCTACCTACTATAGAAATTACTATTTCAATTAATTATCGAAACGTTACCGCAAGTTTCGGATTACTTTCAGAATTTGTTATCGATTTAAATCCAAACTGCACAAATGCACTTATTAATATATCCTACCAACTAGATTCAGGAAAGATACAATCACTATTTGAAAATCTTGATCTTAAAACCGTAGGTTCCGAAGAGAAACAAAAGAATTTATTTTTTCGAACTATGAAAGAACGAGTACCAAAATTATATAAGGTTATCCTCAATGCTGTAGATCCCAACGATCCAGCAAATCAAAAAAGTTTAGAGTGGAAAAAGTTTCAAAATTTACTTCAAGGCAGTTTCATTAATGCGCAAAGGGAATTAGGAGACATGACAAGTAAGGAAAAGGATATACTTGGAAAAATACTTGAAGGCATGTTTAATTCCGCAAAATCAGACTCGGCAAATGCTTATGATCAAGGCGTAGCCGAAAGTTTGAATGAAGCTGTGAAAGGAATTCAGGAAAAAATTGATAGTGATTTTAATGAACAGCTAACAGGGTTATTACCGACATTTTCATTATTTGGCTACCCAGGCCTACCAGACCCGAAGCTACTCACGGAAACGGTGCTAAACGTAGATACATTACTTAGAGACCATACAAAGATTCGATACACTGGGGTAAATGGTGTTCATTTACCCGAAACATATAATGGTCTTGGTGCTAGGAACTTGATCTTCATCTTATTGAAATTATTGGAGTTTTATAAGGAATTCATAGCGAAAAAAATTACACCTATTTCGCAAATAATATTTATTGAGGAACCTGAAGCGCATTTGCATCCGCAAATGCAGGAGGTTTTTGTTTCTAAGTTAAACGATTTAATAAGAATTTTCTCCGAAACGTTTAACAATGGGGTATCTTGGCCTGTGCAGTTTGTGATAACAACCCACTCATCTCATATGGCTAACAAATCTGATTTTAGTTCCATACGTTACTTTATGGCGTCTAAATCAAAAACATTTTATTCGACGAAAATAAAGGATCTGAAAGTTGGTGTGAAGGGTACTTTAGGTGATGATGTAGAATTCTTACAGCAATATATGACGCTAACAAGATGTGATTTGTTTTTTGCAGACAAGGCAGTATTGATTGAGGGAACAACAGAGAGGTTACTACTTCCGACGATAATTGAAAAGTTAGATGTAAATAACCCTAATATAAATCTTGGTAGTCAATATATATCCGTTATAGAGGTAGGAGGAGCATACGCTCATAAATTTTTTGGTTTATTAGAATACCTAGAGCTGAAAGCATTGGTTATAACTGACATAGATACAGTAGATAGCAAAAATCACGGTGAAAAGTGTAAGGTTGCTGATGGGGATGGGACGAGCAATTATTGTATCAAAGAATGGTTTAATTCAGATGTTAGTCCGAAGGATTTACTTGAGAAAACTAGAGAAGAAAAAATCAAAGGAAAAATAGCAATTGCTTATCAAGTGCCTGAGAAAGATGTTCTTTTCTGTGGACGTAGCTTTGAGGATGCTTTTATTTTAGCGAATCCCAACTTGTTTGGAATTTATGGTAATACTCCTGAAAAACAGCTTGAATATGCTTGGAAAAAAGCAAAAAATATTAAAAAAGTAGAATTTGCACTTGAATATGCATTAGAAAAAAAGGAATGGAATATTCCTAAGTACATTAATGACGGCTTATTATGGTTGGCTTCCAATGAATTACATTCAATTACAAAACCGTCAAAGGCAAGATTAGATGATGTTTTCGAAGAAGTTGCGGCTAGTAAGGAGGATTCTTATGACTGAAGTGCTTAATAAAAATCCAGCTGAAGAAGCAGCTGAAAAAGCAATGAAAGAAATTTTTAAATGCTTGAGTCAAAGTGAATCATTTTTGCTTGAGGCAGGTGCCGGTGCAGGTAAAACATATTCGTTAATACAAGCATTAAAATATTTAGTCAAAGAACGCGGAGAATCCCTAATTAGTAAGGGACAGAAAATTGCATGTATCACATATACTAATGTTGCATGTGATGAAATTAAAAATAGGGTAGACGGGCACCCCGCGGTACTAGCATCTACAATTCATGCTTTTTGTTGGTCAATAATAAAAGACTTCCAATCGCAACTATGGGAAGAACTTCTTCATATTGAAAGATGGGCCGAAATGATCGCCGAGTCTAACATTAGAAATAAAATTAAAATTGAGTATGACTTAGGTTACCGTAGTGTAGATAGCGAAAAGATTTCGTTGGGGCATGACGATGTGGTTTCATTAACTGCAAAATTCATGAACTATGATAAATTCATCAAAATATTGAGTTCTCGATACCCGGTCTTATTTATTGATGAATATCAAGACAGTGACAAAGATTTTATTGATTCTATTCTCACACATATAATTGATAAAAAAGAGCAAACTTTAGTAGGTTTTTTTGGAGATGGTTGGCAGAAGATATATGGGAATGGGTCGGGATCAATAGAAAATTCAAATATAACATATATTGATAAACACGCAAACTTCCGATCTGAAAATGCAATAGTAGAAGCATTAAACAAAATTAGACCAGATTTAAAACAGGCAATAAAGGACCCCCATTCAACTGGATCGGTGAATGTGTATCACACAAATGGATGGAAAGGTGAAAGGCAGAAAGGGAGCCATTGGAAGGGAGACTTACCTACCGAAGTTGCACAAAGGGCCCTTGAAAAAGTTAGATTACACTTGAAAGAAGAGTGGGACTTTAAACCTAAAAAAACAAAAATTTTAATGTTGACTAATAATGTATTGGCTAGGGAACAAGGATATAGTGGGATTGCGAACGTTTTTCGGAGAAGTGAAGACTATTTAAAAAAGGGAAATCCATATATTGACTTCTTTGTTAGTACGCTAGAACCTTTATCTATAGCATTTGAAAATAGTCGGTACGGAGACATGTTTAAGGTATTAGATAGACGTTCAGCAATTATTCAATCAACAAATGATAAAACAGAGTGGTATGAAGCAATGTCATCATTAATCCAATTACGGGCTACAGGAACAATAGGAGAAGTGGTAAGCCACCTAAAAGACACAAGACGCCCACGATTATCAGCCATTATGGAGAAAATGGAAAAGAAGTTGGAGCAATACAATCCGACTTGTGAAGAGGAAAAAGTTTCTTCAATGGAACGGATAAAACAGTTAAAAAAAGTTCCTTATCAAGAAGTTGTAGAATTAGCTCGTTATATTGAAGAGAAAACACCTTTTTCCACCAAACATGGTGTAAAGGGGGCTGAATTTGAAAATGTGTTAGTAGTTTTCGGGCGTGGCTGGAATCATTACGACTTTAATAGGTTTTTAGAGTACTCAGTAGATATCGAAAAAATTTCTATAGATCAAAAAGACTTTTATGAGCGAAATAGAAACCTATTTTATGTCGCGGTTTCGCGCCCTATGAGAAGATTAACACTATTATTTACACAAGAACTTTCAAACGATTCATTATCAAAGCTATCCGAATGGTTTGGGGATGATAATATCTACTCCATGGGAGATAGCATATTAGATGAAAACTGATTGATATTTTTCATAGCTACAATCTCCTGATAGTAACCTCGTTAAGTAATTTTAAAAGAAAATAAAAAAGCACGAAAGTAGGTGGAAAAACGAATGATTTTTTCTACCTACTTTACTTTTATGTGTTTATTGACACCCCTTCTTATTGCCGA from Bacillus sp. OxB-1 encodes:
- the topB gene encoding type IA DNA topoisomerase, translating into MKPVILAEKPSQAKAYAEAFTVKSRQKTHIELAQSQLFPHGAIITWGIGHLVELKEPKAYDARWNRWTLGSLPILPERYEFQIAKGKYAQFQAVKKFILAADVVINACDVDREGSNIFYSIYNQTGARGKTIKRLWINSLEVDEVRKGFSNLHDNRKDLLMYEEAKARQISDWLVGMNGSRLYSLLLKARGIQEVFPIGRVQSPTVYLIYQRQREIETFVSEPFFEIEATFTAEHGTYKGKAKAKEPKREIIQELLAKHGIRPDTPGIITSVTHTDKRIPPPQLHSLSTLQATANRRWKTSPANVLKTMQGLYEKKLVTYPRTDARHITPNEFSYLAAQVNDYQQLVNHPFPVASLSPKKRFVDRSKVQEHYAIIPTKKIPTQAALAKMSPVERNLYEEVVRTTLAMFHTDYLYTETKVTTAVNELPFFTTGKTERDLGWKALFHKSQQEKDEPSLPPLREQEPVHSKIGIKEGKTEPPKPYTEGQLIAMMKTCGKLVEDKEETEILKAVEGLGTEATRSGIIETIKKHGYITVTKNIVSITDKGRVLCQAIEGNLLASPSMTAKWEAYLRKIGNGEGTGQHFLNNIAKFIQKLLDEVPPQLEAKQIDIVLPPAANRSSKRSYAPQEVATCPTCKQGMIVARKGFYGCSNYKNGCKQTFPGIFLKKKLTPAQVKLLCTKGKTNTIKGFTANNGNQFNASLSLENGKLNLVFQ
- a CDS encoding DNA topoisomerase produces the protein MASWYERKSTLYPSIAAKGFNESLSIGRVQSPTVYLIYQRQKEIENFVSTTFYEFEGNIKEKQKR
- a CDS encoding ATP-dependent nuclease translates to MHIEEIHIQNFRLLKDVRISLEEKTTVIVGRNNSGKTSFAELFRRLTTESLPSFKLEDFSLEVHNQFWKAYEILQKENDEVLIRENLPTIEITISINYRNVTASFGLLSEFVIDLNPNCTNALINISYQLDSGKIQSLFENLDLKTVGSEEKQKNLFFRTMKERVPKLYKVILNAVDPNDPANQKSLEWKKFQNLLQGSFINAQRELGDMTSKEKDILGKILEGMFNSAKSDSANAYDQGVAESLNEAVKGIQEKIDSDFNEQLTGLLPTFSLFGYPGLPDPKLLTETVLNVDTLLRDHTKIRYTGVNGVHLPETYNGLGARNLIFILLKLLEFYKEFIAKKITPISQIIFIEEPEAHLHPQMQEVFVSKLNDLIRIFSETFNNGVSWPVQFVITTHSSHMANKSDFSSIRYFMASKSKTFYSTKIKDLKVGVKGTLGDDVEFLQQYMTLTRCDLFFADKAVLIEGTTERLLLPTIIEKLDVNNPNINLGSQYISVIEVGGAYAHKFFGLLEYLELKALVITDIDTVDSKNHGEKCKVADGDGTSNYCIKEWFNSDVSPKDLLEKTREEKIKGKIAIAYQVPEKDVLFCGRSFEDAFILANPNLFGIYGNTPEKQLEYAWKKAKNIKKVEFALEYALEKKEWNIPKYINDGLLWLASNELHSITKPSKARLDDVFEEVAASKEDSYD
- a CDS encoding UvrD-helicase domain-containing protein, with translation MTEVLNKNPAEEAAEKAMKEIFKCLSQSESFLLEAGAGAGKTYSLIQALKYLVKERGESLISKGQKIACITYTNVACDEIKNRVDGHPAVLASTIHAFCWSIIKDFQSQLWEELLHIERWAEMIAESNIRNKIKIEYDLGYRSVDSEKISLGHDDVVSLTAKFMNYDKFIKILSSRYPVLFIDEYQDSDKDFIDSILTHIIDKKEQTLVGFFGDGWQKIYGNGSGSIENSNITYIDKHANFRSENAIVEALNKIRPDLKQAIKDPHSTGSVNVYHTNGWKGERQKGSHWKGDLPTEVAQRALEKVRLHLKEEWDFKPKKTKILMLTNNVLAREQGYSGIANVFRRSEDYLKKGNPYIDFFVSTLEPLSIAFENSRYGDMFKVLDRRSAIIQSTNDKTEWYEAMSSLIQLRATGTIGEVVSHLKDTRRPRLSAIMEKMEKKLEQYNPTCEEEKVSSMERIKQLKKVPYQEVVELARYIEEKTPFSTKHGVKGAEFENVLVVFGRGWNHYDFNRFLEYSVDIEKISIDQKDFYERNRNLFYVAVSRPMRRLTLLFTQELSNDSLSKLSEWFGDDNIYSMGDSILDEN